The DNA window AGGATGGAAAGCAGTCTATGAGGACGGTTTTACTCTGGAAGAGGGGGACGAGGAAGACCTGGAAAATCACGGAAACGCGTTAAACCAAAAACTTCCGGCTCTCAGTCAGGGGGACTGCCTCTCCATTGACCGGATTGCCATTACCACTGGAAAGACCAAGCCGCCGGCAAGATTTACAGAAGCCACCCTTTTATCCGCCATGGAGAATCCAGTCAAATATATGGAATCCAAAGACGCCAAAGCCCGTAAGACTCTGGGGGAGACCGGCGGACTGGGAACAGTGGCCACCCGGGCGGATATCATTGAAAAGTTGTTCCACTCCTTCCTGATCGAGAAGAAGGGACAGGAGATCCTGATCACTTCCAAGGGCAGACAGCTTCTTTCACTGGTCCCGGAGGATTTAAAGAAACCGGAGCTTACCGCCGACTGGGAAATGCAGCTTGCCAGGATCGCCAAGGGCGAATACAAAGAGTCTGTATTTCTCCACGACATTGAGGGCTATACCAGAGAATTGATCCAGGAGATCAAAACCTCTGACGGAACTTTCCGCCACGATAATCTGACCAACAGCAAATGCCCCCGCTGCGGCAAGCGTATGCTGGCCGTCAACGGCAAGAACGCCCGCCTGTTGGTATGCCAGGACCGGGAATGCGGCTACCGGGAGACGGTTGCCCGCCTGAGCAACGCCCGCTGCCCCAACTGCCATAAGAAGATGGAATTGATCAAAAAAGGAGAAGAAGAGACCTTTGTATGTTCCTGCGGATACAAAGAAAAACTCTCCGCCTTTAAAAAGAGGCGGGAGAAAGAAGGTGCCGGAGTCTCGAAAAAAGACGTTCAGAAGTATCTGAAGAACCAAAAAACAGAGTCGGTCGGCAATTCTTTTGCCGCCGCTCTGTCTAAGATCAATCTGGACGCTTAAAAATATCGATCGTCCCTGTATTATTCAAATGTTTCAGAAGAGATAAACCGATGGGGAAGCCAAAGAGTCCGACCACTCCCGCAAGCTGGACACCGGCAAACATGCTGGCCAGCGTCACGACCGGATGGAGGCCCAGCTGGCTTCCTACAATTTTCGGCTCGATGATATTCCGGATGATCGTAATCACAATGTACAGTATGAATAATTTGAGCGCCATTGTATAATCTCCAAGAAGCGCAGTGATCACCGCCCACGGGATCATGATGCCTCCCGTTCCCAAAACCGGTAGAATATCAAAGATCGCGATGCACAGCGCCAGGATCAGCGCCGGGTCTATGTCAAGAATCGTAAAGCCGATCAGCAGTTCTCCAAAGGTAATCGACATGATCAGCGCGTAAGAACGGATACAGACAAACAAGGTCCCCACAATATATTGTTTTACCTGCTGGAAAAGCTCCGTTCCTTTGGCATCTAACTGACGCATGCAAAAATCCGTCAAACGGTCAAAGTCCATAGCGATAAAGAATGTGGAGATCACCATCAGGAGCAGTTTCAAAAACAGCATTGGAAGGGACGAGGCGAAACCGGAGATAAGCTCCATACTTCCCATGGATATTCTGGAAACCAGCTCTCCCAGCATCTGCATTAATTGATCCTGCAGATAATTGACAGCCTCTAAAAGTGTCGGGTCCATCCTCGTCACCGTCTGTTCCAGTTCCTGGAACAACTGGGTGACCACAGGCTGCACATAGAGACGCACCAGGGACGGCAGCTCACCGATCAACTGCGTCACTCCGGAGAATGCCTTCACACTCGCCAAAGCCAGAAGCACGCCTACCGTTCCATAGAACACCAATACCAAAAGGACCGCCATCAGTTTCCTTGGGACTTTTGTTTTCCTTGCCAGAAACTTTGTCGGCCTCTGCAGGGCATAAGCAATCAAAAGGCCCAGCACAAAAGGTGCAAGCAAAGGGAGCAGAAATTTCACAAAAAGGAAAACCACTCCCAAAATAATCGCAAAGTATAAAAAATTAATAATAAATCTTCTTCGTTTTTCCATATCTATTCTATTATAGGAAGAGAAAATTCCAGTGTCAATAAGGTTGACAGAAAATATACAGCTTTTTAACTTGAATATCGAGGCAAATCTCTTAAGTTTCCCGCTCGTCTCCTTCATTGCTATTCTATTCGATCCATGTTACTTTAATACTAAACAAGCGGAGCCAAAATCATCATCTCCGCCATCAAAAATCAGGACCAAGAAAGGGGACATCTATTATGGAAAAAATCACAACAGATAAAATCGCGAAATCAAACGGACCGTATTCACAGGGATATACCCACAACGGGTTCTTCTTCTGCGCCGGACAGATCGGAGTCGAACCTTCCACCGGCGAGCTCCATGTACACACGATCGAGGAACAGACCGACCGGGCCTGCCGCAATGTAGGCATCATGCTGGAAGCGGCCGGAACATCTTTCGAAAAAGTCATCAAAGCCAATTGCTTTATCGCAGATATGGACGATTTCGACGCATTCAACCAGGTCTACGCCCGCTACTTTGTGTCCAAACCAGCCAGGACCTGCGTGGCGGTCAAAACCCTTCCCAAACACGCGCTCTGTGAGATCGAAGTCATTGCGGCCGTTTAATTAGGGCCGGGGGATTTTTAAAAATCCCCCGGCCCCGTCTACAATTTGGACACAATTAATTCAATTTGCTTTTAACTTCTTTCCCCGCCATTACAGCCTCGATATTCCTGCGGAAGAATTCATATCTTGTCTTATGGAATTTTAATCCATCCGGCATCCCGGCTGTATGAGGCGTCAGGATTACGTTTGGCAGTTTCCGCAGTTCGCTGTCCAAGGGCAGAGGTTCTTCCTCAAACACATCCAGGCAGGCGCCGCCGATCTGTCCTGTCTTCAGCGCTTCGATCAGATCCGGCTGGCAGATGATGCCGCCTCTGGCTGTATTGACCAGAAGAGCCGTATCTTTCATCTTCTTAAAACTCTCTTTCCGGAACATATGCCGGGTCTCGTCATTCAGATAGACATGCACCGTAATGATGTCGGACTCTCGGATAAGTTCTTCCAGCTTCACCGGGCGCACATACTCCGCGCACTCTTTTACGAATGGATCATATCCCAGCACGTGAATGCCCATTGCGCTGCAGTAGGCCGCCACTCTTTTCCCGATGGCGCCAAGACCGATGATACCAATGGTTTTCCCCCGCAGCTCCGCTCCGTTATAGTAGAGTTGTTTCTCGTCCTCTCCCTGCTTCATAAACGCGTCAAGGAAAGGCAGATTCTTGTAATACCCTAAGATCATGGCAAATGTGTGCTCTGCCACAGCGTCCGCGTTGACGCCGGCGGCGTTAGCCGCCTTGACCCCATGTCTGGTACAGGCTTCGATATCCACATTGTCATACCCTGCTCCGGTCTGCACCAGCTTCAGCTTGGACGCTTTCTCAAGCAGAGCCTCATTTACCTGGATATGCTCCGGGATCAGTACGTCCGCATCCGCCACGTGTTCCCCTTCCTCTCCCGGCTGTACCGCCGTGATCTCCCAGTCTTCCGGGAATACCTGCCGGATCCGGGAAACGGTATCTTCTGTATAATATCCTACGATCAGTATTTTCATCTTCTATTCTTGCTCCTTCCAGGTCATTTTCTCCCAGGCCTCAAAAAATACCCGTTTGATGTTGGCGATCACCAGTTCCTCCGGCTCATCGCCAAAGGGACCGACTTCAAAGGAAACCAATGGTTTCCTGGTAGCCCCAGGTCTGGAAAAGAATCCGGTCTTCCCAAGGGTGGTCAAAAATCTTGCCAGTTCTTCTGCGTCCACCTCAGAATCCGGCACCCCAAAGGGCAGGTGTTTATCTCCAAAGTATGGTTTCTCCATGTCTTTCACATAAGAATTGCCAATGTGGACATGGCTCAGATAGTCCTTTGCCTGCCACAGCGCTTTGTGAGAATCCTCCCGCATCACCGGGAAATGGCTCTGGTCCAGCAGGATTCCTACATTTTCATATTTTTCTTTCACTCTTCTTACAATGGCCACGGCTTCATTGGTAGGGCCAAGGAGATAATGACGGTCAAAGTACCGGTCTCCCGTCTCTACAGAAACTACCAGAGTATACTCCTGATCCGCGGCGGCCTGCCGGGCGTACTCGCAAAGCTCCATAAGCGAGCGCTCAAAGGCCTCCAGCATAGCGTCCTTTTCTTCTTCCGTGGTGTATTTTCCTGTCACCACATGCATGATCCGGGCATTCTCCTGATAACACTGGTCGATCAGCCGTTTCCCGGATTCCACAGAAGCCTTGCGCTTCTCTTCATCCAGGCTGCTCAGGTCCATTCCAAGACGCCTTACCGCGTCCCCTCCATTGAATACAACCTGAGCGCCTGCCAGACGGGCATACTCTCTCGTCATTTCGACGATCTCATCCTCCGGTGTATAGGAGACTTCCACCACTGTGAAGAAGGGGTCCGCAAGAATCGTCATCAGTCCCTCAAAAAACCGATCCTTATCATCTGCGATCCCAGAGAATAATTTGGGAAGTACGATGCCCACATCAATGTATGATTCCCAGCTTTTCTGCATGGTCTTATTTCCTCCTTAAACGGTCGTTTTATACGATATACCCTTCTTCGATAAGAGCCGGCAGATCCCGGACGCTCTCGATCACATGAGTATGCCAGTATTTTCCCCAGGCGCTGATCGGGGTAGAGCCGGATGTCACGCCAATGACCGCGCGGCAGCCTGCGTTATAGCCTTCCAGCATATCCGCGGGAGTGTCTCCGATCTTGATGACGCTTCTCACGTTCTGGATATTCAGCTCCTGCATCGCGTGATACAGCATGAAGGGAGCCGGGCGTCCTTTTCCTTCCGGAACCATATCTAAGTCCACCGCGCAGTCAACCAGACCGTCTCTTACCCATCCCAGGCAGTCGAAGATCGCCTGATTGACATCGGAATGAAAACCTGTATCTGTAGCAACTTTAATACCATTTTTATGGCACCATTCAAATACTTTTGAAGATCCCTCGATTTCCTGACAGTCATGCCGGTAGTAGTCGATCATGATCTCTACATAACAGTCATAGATCTTCTTTGCCAGCTCATAGGTATCTTCAAAAATGTCTTCCTCAAATCCTCGGAAATCCATGATCCTTCCCTGGCTCTTCGCGATCAGGAACTGATACAGGTGGATCTTGTTGGTTCCCATCAGATTGGCGATCTCGTCCGGTGTCGCCTTAAGATCATATTGTACCGCCGCTTTATACAAGCAGTCCCTGACTGCGTTATCGTCCTTTACTGTTGTTCCTGCCAGGTCAAATACTGCCAGTTTGATCTGTTGATTCATACGTTTGTCCTTCCTTCCATTACTAAAGTTCTTATCATCGCCGGGATATCTGTGATCTTTCGTTTCCCGCCGTCTAATGAAAGCCGCTTCCCCGGATCGTAGGCCAGGAAAAAGCCGTTCATTTCTCTTACATGCTCCGGATCATACCCATGGAGCCCTTTCATATCATGGTACTTTTCTTCCGCGCGCTCCATAATGTCCTCAGAGCAGGAGCCAGCCGCCATCTCCAGGATAGCCCTGGGGCGCTGTAAGCTTCCCTTTTTATTTTCCTCAGCATCCAGGCTTTCTTTGTCAAGCCAATGGATCTTCTCGATCTTTCCGCTCTTTTCCAGACAAGCTGCCACAGCCTTATTTCTTTCTTCCGGAAGCTGGCTGAAAAACTGCATGCAGCCGCTGCCGTCGCTTAGGAAATGGATCTTGCCCTCATCGATCTCCGTCTCATATCCGTGATCTCTCGCGTAGATATTGGGGAAGAAATTTTCCTTCTTATCCAGCATTCCATGGTCTGAGAAAAAGATCAGCTTCTCAATGCCGCAGGTCTTGGCCGTCCGGATCAGCTCTTCTACATAGGCGATCATGTGATCGCAGGCTTGGGCGGTCCGCTCATTTTCTACACCATAAATATGGGCCGCTCCATCATACTCTTCAAAATGGGCCGCGATAAAATCCTTATCTCCCTGCTCCATCTCCTGCTTTAACAATTCCAGAGCCCGCATATCTTTCTCATACGCGGCTTGGACGCCGGAAGCCTCTTCGTGGGTCGTCAGGTCTTCACTGTGATTTACTCCCGGAAGCCCGTCTCCCAAAGGCCAGTTGATACTTCCGCATTTTAATCCTTCCGCGTCAAATTCATGGACGATCGTATCTTCCGGCATGATCCGCTTTGCCTCTTCTACTGTAGGATGATAAAGAGATACCTGCTGGAATCCCGGTCCCTCCATTACCAGATTCTCCATGATCCCGTGTTCTTCTGGAGTTTTTCCGGTCAATATACTCACATGTGCAGGAACTGTGATGGACGGATATACCGTCCAAAGCTCCTGCACATGGATGTCAGAACCGTGATATTTCCAGGCATTCTCAAAAACCTTTGCCGGCATCCCGTCCAGGGATACCAATATCACTTGATTTTTCATAGACTAATTCCCATTCACTTCATCAAGAGCCGCCTGGGCTGTCGCCTGGGCCTCATCCAACGCTTCCTGAGCCGGTACGTTTTCAATCTCTACCTGGTCGCAGGCAACAGAGAGCGCGTCATAGATCTTTCCGCCTGTTGGGTCTTCCGGCAGGATAGAAGCGTGTGTGGACTGCTGGAACGGTACCAGCGCCTGTGGATTCTCTTCGGTATATGCCTTAAACTCTTCTACATCCTGAGTAGAAAGACGAACTGCTACATAGCCGGTCTCCATGGACCATTTTGCCTGGTTCTCCGGTGTGGTCATAAATTTCATAAATTCATAGACACCCTGTTTCTCTTCATCGGTAGAACCTTCCAGCATAACGTTCTGGAGAACTTCCGCGGTCGGATAAGAAGGATTCTCGCCCCAGCCCGGCTGCTCAAGCGCCGCTACAACACTAAAGTCAAGGTCTGCCTGGTCTCCGGAAGAACCGGTATAGCCGCCTGCCTTATCCTGCAGAACATCATCAATGGTATTGTACCAGTACTCCCAACCCTGTCCGCCGGAATGGATCTTCATAATTCCGTCGTCGTGGATCCACTGACGGAAGCTTTCCCATACTTCTACCCACTCCTCAGAGTTGATCATAACTTCTGTTCCATCTTCATTAAGAAGGGTTCCTCCGTTGCTGAACACCGCGTCTACCAGATTTTTATATCCCCACATCGGCTCCCAGCCTACCATGCTTCCGCCTGTAGTCTCTGTGATCTTCTGGGCTGCCGCTTCCAGATCCTGCCAGGTCTTGATAGTCGTTGGATCAATTCCAGCTTCTTCAAACGCGGCAATATTATAATAAAGTACCTGAGTTGTTCCATATGCCGGGAAGGCGAACAATTTGCCCTCTTCATCGATACCCTGGTCATAGAACACATCCATATAATCTTCTCTGTC is part of the Lachnospiraceae bacterium KGMB03038 genome and encodes:
- the ytvI gene encoding sporulation integral membrane protein YtvI, with amino-acid sequence MDMEKRRRFIINFLYFAIILGVVFLFVKFLLPLLAPFVLGLLIAYALQRPTKFLARKTKVPRKLMAVLLVLVFYGTVGVLLALASVKAFSGVTQLIGELPSLVRLYVQPVVTQLFQELEQTVTRMDPTLLEAVNYLQDQLMQMLGELVSRISMGSMELISGFASSLPMLFLKLLLMVISTFFIAMDFDRLTDFCMRQLDAKGTELFQQVKQYIVGTLFVCIRSYALIMSITFGELLIGFTILDIDPALILALCIAIFDILPVLGTGGIMIPWAVITALLGDYTMALKLFILYIVITIIRNIIEPKIVGSQLGLHPVVTLASMFAGVQLAGVVGLFGFPIGLSLLKHLNNTGTIDIFKRPD
- a CDS encoding regulator, producing MEKITTDKIAKSNGPYSQGYTHNGFFFCAGQIGVEPSTGELHVHTIEEQTDRACRNVGIMLEAAGTSFEKVIKANCFIADMDDFDAFNQVYARYFVSKPARTCVAVKTLPKHALCEIEVIAAV
- a CDS encoding phosphoglycerate dehydrogenase, yielding MKILIVGYYTEDTVSRIRQVFPEDWEITAVQPGEEGEHVADADVLIPEHIQVNEALLEKASKLKLVQTGAGYDNVDIEACTRHGVKAANAAGVNADAVAEHTFAMILGYYKNLPFLDAFMKQGEDEKQLYYNGAELRGKTIGIIGLGAIGKRVAAYCSAMGIHVLGYDPFVKECAEYVRPVKLEELIRESDIITVHVYLNDETRHMFRKESFKKMKDTALLVNTARGGIICQPDLIEALKTGQIGGACLDVFEEEPLPLDSELRKLPNVILTPHTAGMPDGLKFHKTRYEFFRRNIEAVMAGKEVKSKLN
- a CDS encoding sugar phosphate isomerase/epimerase, translating into MQKSWESYIDVGIVLPKLFSGIADDKDRFFEGLMTILADPFFTVVEVSYTPEDEIVEMTREYARLAGAQVVFNGGDAVRRLGMDLSSLDEEKRKASVESGKRLIDQCYQENARIMHVVTGKYTTEEEKDAMLEAFERSLMELCEYARQAAADQEYTLVVSVETGDRYFDRHYLLGPTNEAVAIVRRVKEKYENVGILLDQSHFPVMREDSHKALWQAKDYLSHVHIGNSYVKDMEKPYFGDKHLPFGVPDSEVDAEELARFLTTLGKTGFFSRPGATRKPLVSFEVGPFGDEPEELVIANIKRVFFEAWEKMTWKEQE
- a CDS encoding HAD family hydrolase, whose product is MNQQIKLAVFDLAGTTVKDDNAVRDCLYKAAVQYDLKATPDEIANLMGTNKIHLYQFLIAKSQGRIMDFRGFEEDIFEDTYELAKKIYDCYVEIMIDYYRHDCQEIEGSSKVFEWCHKNGIKVATDTGFHSDVNQAIFDCLGWVRDGLVDCAVDLDMVPEGKGRPAPFMLYHAMQELNIQNVRSVIKIGDTPADMLEGYNAGCRAVIGVTSGSTPISAWGKYWHTHVIESVRDLPALIEEGYIV
- a CDS encoding alkaline phosphatase family protein, which encodes MKNQVILVSLDGMPAKVFENAWKYHGSDIHVQELWTVYPSITVPAHVSILTGKTPEEHGIMENLVMEGPGFQQVSLYHPTVEEAKRIMPEDTIVHEFDAEGLKCGSINWPLGDGLPGVNHSEDLTTHEEASGVQAAYEKDMRALELLKQEMEQGDKDFIAAHFEEYDGAAHIYGVENERTAQACDHMIAYVEELIRTAKTCGIEKLIFFSDHGMLDKKENFFPNIYARDHGYETEIDEGKIHFLSDGSGCMQFFSQLPEERNKAVAACLEKSGKIEKIHWLDKESLDAEENKKGSLQRPRAILEMAAGSCSEDIMERAEEKYHDMKGLHGYDPEHVREMNGFFLAYDPGKRLSLDGGKRKITDIPAMIRTLVMEGRTNV
- a CDS encoding ABC transporter substrate-binding protein, whose translation is MKFKRLISCGLIGIMAMSMLAGCGGSDNSGETTTTEDGKIQIEYWYSGGKTAVNVLTDMIEEFNASQDEYEIVGSTQADYTETYEKLQAGIAGDNAPDVALIDVDKARNLSDKDLIADINPYVEADEEFDREDYMDVFYDQGIDEEGKLFAFPAYGTTQVLYYNIAAFEEAGIDPTTIKTWQDLEAAAQKITETTGGSMVGWEPMWGYKNLVDAVFSNGGTLLNEDGTEVMINSEEWVEVWESFRQWIHDDGIMKIHSGGQGWEYWYNTIDDVLQDKAGGYTGSSGDQADLDFSVVAALEQPGWGENPSYPTAEVLQNVMLEGSTDEEKQGVYEFMKFMTTPENQAKWSMETGYVAVRLSTQDVEEFKAYTEENPQALVPFQQSTHASILPEDPTGGKIYDALSVACDQVEIENVPAQEALDEAQATAQAALDEVNGN